CTCCCAGAACCGCTTGCGGCTGATGGAGTTGTCGGGCTGAGCATCCACGGCAAGCAGCATGCCGTTCCGGTTCGCGGACTGAGGCACCCATTTGGCGACCATGAGCACATGGCCGTAGGGGTCGGCATAGACCGTGCCCGGCCACAGATACTCCCGCTTGAGCGGCACCGGGTAGAAATCCGTGGCGCTGTCGCGCAGGCCGGTGCGGGCGCTGCCGGAATGCACCGTGTCCATCACCTTGCGGATCACCCCCGTGAATACGCCCGCTGGCGCCGGCCCCCGCGCGAAGGCATCGGCGACGTTCGCCGCACCGCAGCGCGGCGGCTGACCGGCTGAACCGCGGCTGCAGCCGCGGTAGGCTACGGGCAAGCCGATTTTCCAGGCGAAATAGGCGCGGAGGTAATACGGCAAGTCCGCGCAGTCGGGGTCGGAGGGAATGCGCCGGTCCTCGCCCGCCCCGAAATAGTCGTACAGGAAATTGCGGGAAGGGTCCGTCAGCACCGGCTTGAGCGATGGGAGGTTGACGCTTTCCTCGAGTGGATAGTCGAACAGCGTTTCGACCCAGGCTGAAAAGAACGCCTCGGTGCCCCGGTCCCAACGCCCCGGCCGGCCGGCCGGCGTGCTGCCGTCCACGCTCAGATCCAGACATGCAAGGTCGCCGGCGGCGCCGCGCGCCTCCACCCGATAGTCGCCGCGCGCAGCCCGGTCGATCTCAGCCGCCAGGCTCCAGGGCGGCCCGCCCCGGCTCTCGGCCTCCAGCGGCAACTCGTTTCCGTCCGGCGCGCGCACGAAGAGGCTCCGGATCGGCGCGTCGGCGGAAACCGCCAATATCTTCAGCGGCTCCCCCGGCACGGGAACGCGCGGCGAGACCCGGATCGAAGCGCCGGACGCCGCAGACTCGCACGGCGGCAAGCCGGAAACCTCACCCGCCGCCGCATCCCACAGCATCCCGGCGAGACTCAGCAGGGCAACCACACGGCACCAGAACGCTACGAACATCGGCCACCTGTCAATTCAATGCACGGCGCCACCCGCCGCGGTTTTCCGCCTCGATAATATCAGGGATCGGGCAACGGAAGCCGCCGGGACGGCGAGGCCAGCCTTGCGCCCGAATCGTTAAAGTTTTGATCCAGATCAATTTTCGATGCGCCAGAATCCGTATAGTCCACCTCTGGGCCTCGCGCCCCAATCTGGCGCAAGAGGTCCGCGTCCAGAACCACACACACACTAAAATGAGGAGGAAAGAATCCATGGCATTAATGACCTGGACCGCAGCAGAGTTCGGTACCAACGTGGGCTTTGCCGATGACCAGCACCAGACCATTTTCGACATGGTCAACAAGCTGCACGATACCGCCGCCACGGGCAATCGCGCCGAAATCGGCAAGCAACTGGACGCGCTGATCGATTACGTCGTCATGCATTTCCAGGCGGAAGAAACCGAAATGCAGAAGAAAGGTTATGCCGACTTTGAGGCTCACAAAGCCGAACATGTGAAACTCGTCGGCGTCTGCGCCGATCTGCAGAAAAAGTTCCACGCCGGCCAGGCCGAGGTGAACCAGGACACCACGCGCTTCGTCAAGGACTGGCTGGTCAATCATATCCCCAAAGTCGACAAACTGTACGGACCCTGCCTGAGCGCATAAAGAGCGCAGTCTCCCCGGCCCCGCTCCAACGGGGCTGCCCGTCTCCCGGAAGCATGGACGCTTCCACTCCAGACCATCCCACGGTCGCCTCTATCTCCCGAGGCCGCTTGATGGCATGATTGCGCGGCCTTACCCCTGTCCGCCGCACGCATCGACCGGATCCCCGACATGACCATCCTCAGCATCATCCTGATCACCTTCCTCGCCGGGGTGGCGAGCATGGGCATCCACGGCCTGATCCAGCGCAGGGTCGACCATCGCAAACTGCGCAACCACAATGATGTGGCGGCGGCCGTCTACACCAATTTCGGCGTTCTGTTCAGCCTGATCCTGGGCATCCTGGTCGGCCAGGGCGAGGAGCGGCTGGGCGATCTTTCCTCAGCCACGGTGCACGAAGCCGCCATCCTCATGGATCTGGTCAATGTAGCGGAAGCCTACAACGACAAGGTCGGGCATGCCGTCCATGCCGCCGCGGTGGGCTATACAAATGCCGTAATCGAGCAGGAATGGCCGTTGCTGGCCGAACATCAGGGGGGGCGGATCAAGCGTGCGCCGTTGGAGCAGCTTTGGCGGGTCAGCAAGGCGATCGACCCGGCCGAGCCGCGCGGCCAGGCACTCTACGACACGACCGTCTCAATGCTGGAAAACCTGGCCGAAGCCCGCTACGAACGGATTTCCGCCGCGAACGACGATCTGAGCGAACTGCTCCGGTTCGTGCTTTGGGTAGGCGCCGCTTTCACCATCGCCTTCCTCTGGTTCTTCGGCGCCGAAAACCAGAGGGTCCAGCTCATGCTCACCGGCATCGTGACCAGCATGCTGTCATTGGTTCTGATCCTGGTGTTGTCCATGAACAACCCCCTGTCGGGCGATCTCGGCGCGCAGCCCGAACCGTTCGTCAAACTGCTGCAAGACTTATCCTCGCCGTCCTGAGGCGGTCCATCATTCGTCACGCAATACGGCGAATTCTACGAACTCGCCGGTAACCGCCACTTCCCGGACGTCGAGCCCAGCCACCCGCGCCAGGGGCGGACCGCGCCGGCACCA
This portion of the Methylococcus mesophilus genome encodes:
- a CDS encoding bestrophin-like domain; its protein translation is MTILSIILITFLAGVASMGIHGLIQRRVDHRKLRNHNDVAAAVYTNFGVLFSLILGILVGQGEERLGDLSSATVHEAAILMDLVNVAEAYNDKVGHAVHAAAVGYTNAVIEQEWPLLAEHQGGRIKRAPLEQLWRVSKAIDPAEPRGQALYDTTVSMLENLAEARYERISAANDDLSELLRFVLWVGAAFTIAFLWFFGAENQRVQLMLTGIVTSMLSLVLILVLSMNNPLSGDLGAQPEPFVKLLQDLSSPS
- a CDS encoding bacteriohemerythrin; its protein translation is MALMTWTAAEFGTNVGFADDQHQTIFDMVNKLHDTAATGNRAEIGKQLDALIDYVVMHFQAEETEMQKKGYADFEAHKAEHVKLVGVCADLQKKFHAGQAEVNQDTTRFVKDWLVNHIPKVDKLYGPCLSA